The Candidatus Koribacter versatilis Ellin345 genome has a segment encoding these proteins:
- a CDS encoding DUF2950 domain-containing protein, which yields MNAKLKTLSRSLWFGVAVCALSTMGMAQEKPAATATPAAADKTTAAKATAPTAATLGAKAFDTPQEAAEALVAAAKNFEVGKLVEIFGPGGEDIVFSGEFAQDRKHATDFAKEAEEKKSVSVDPKNGNRAFLLVGNEEWPTPVPIVKRGTKWYFDANAGRQELLYRRIGANELDAIQICHGFVEAQYEYAEKPREGYEVNQYAQRIIATPGKQDGLAWQKTDGTWEGPVGEKIAKALEEGYTSKAEPYHGYFFKILKGQGPAAPMGQLDYVIKGAMIGGFAMVATPAIYGATGVKSFIVSQDGVVYEKDLGPESLTKFQGMDLFNPDNSWTPVAEDED from the coding sequence ATGAATGCGAAATTGAAAACACTTTCCCGTAGCCTCTGGTTCGGAGTCGCTGTTTGTGCGCTGAGCACGATGGGGATGGCACAGGAAAAACCGGCAGCAACCGCAACCCCTGCGGCTGCGGACAAGACAACCGCGGCGAAGGCGACAGCGCCGACTGCGGCAACACTGGGAGCGAAGGCTTTCGATACCCCGCAAGAGGCAGCTGAAGCTCTTGTGGCCGCGGCGAAGAACTTCGAAGTGGGCAAGCTGGTAGAGATCTTCGGGCCCGGAGGTGAGGACATCGTATTCAGCGGCGAGTTCGCACAAGACCGGAAGCACGCGACGGACTTCGCTAAGGAGGCCGAGGAGAAGAAGAGCGTGTCAGTGGATCCGAAAAACGGCAACCGGGCATTTTTGCTGGTCGGCAACGAAGAGTGGCCGACGCCGGTACCGATCGTAAAGCGCGGCACGAAGTGGTACTTCGATGCGAATGCGGGACGGCAGGAGTTGCTGTATCGGCGTATTGGCGCGAACGAGCTGGATGCGATCCAGATCTGCCACGGATTTGTCGAAGCGCAGTACGAGTATGCGGAGAAGCCACGCGAGGGCTACGAAGTGAACCAGTATGCGCAGCGGATCATCGCGACGCCGGGGAAGCAAGACGGGCTGGCATGGCAGAAAACGGATGGAACCTGGGAAGGACCCGTCGGGGAGAAGATCGCCAAGGCTCTGGAAGAGGGATATACATCGAAGGCCGAGCCATACCATGGGTACTTCTTCAAAATCCTGAAGGGACAAGGGCCCGCGGCGCCGATGGGCCAGCTAGATTATGTGATCAAAGGCGCGATGATTGGCGGCTTTGCGATGGTGGCTACACCGGCGATTTATGGAGCGACCGGAGTTAAGAGCTTCATCGTCAGCCAGGATGGCGTGGTGTACGAAAAGGACCTCGGTCCGGAGAGCCTGACGAAATTCCAGGGGATGGATTTGTTTAATCCGGATAATTCGTGGACGCCGGTGGCGGAAGACGAAGACTGA
- a CDS encoding potassium channel family protein, protein MFLSGITLTFFKQFGLGIWLTLPVLIAFGLVIALCGQVVGRREGWSRFDSFYWSFVTATTVGYGDLHPSKRGTKMLALFIALLGMSCTGILIAVGVHAITLALAAHDAAGKLH, encoded by the coding sequence ATGTTCCTCTCTGGCATCACGCTCACGTTCTTCAAGCAGTTCGGACTTGGGATTTGGCTCACCTTGCCCGTGCTCATCGCATTTGGGTTGGTGATCGCTTTATGCGGCCAGGTCGTCGGCAGACGAGAAGGCTGGTCCCGCTTCGACAGTTTTTACTGGTCCTTTGTCACTGCCACAACCGTCGGGTACGGCGACTTGCATCCATCGAAAAGGGGCACCAAAATGCTGGCGCTCTTCATCGCGCTACTGGGAATGAGTTGTACGGGAATTCTGATTGCCGTCGGAGTGCACGCGATAACGCTCGCGCTCGCTGCCCACGATGCCGCAGGGAAACTGCACTAG
- the pruA gene encoding L-glutamate gamma-semialdehyde dehydrogenase: MATTLTSRVEVRVPTKFSNEPLTDFSREDNARKMRSAIEKVRGELGREYDLIIGGKRIKLAKKLQSVNPSNPTEVVGVFQEAGAAEVEPAMQAALKAFETWSRTSWEERANLLFRVANMLQERKFEFSAWMVFEVGKNWVEADADVAETIDFAYFYALEALRLSQAKTPIQLPGEVNTLKYIPLGVGAVIPPWNFPCAIMAGMTMASIVCGNTVVLKPSSDSPAIAAKFMELLEEAGLPDGVVNFCTGGGRSFGGNVVNHPKTRYIAFTGSKEVGLDIHEHAAKTQPGQVWIKRTILEMGGKDSIVVDADADFDAAVEGVAQAAFGFSGQKCSACSRAIVDERIYDRFIGALRERVAKITVGDTTKNPGMGPVINESSMKKILGYVEKAQQEGGRLILGGVRDEEAGPGYFIKPTIIADVAPNATISQEEIFGPVLAVMKCRDFEEGVKIANNTEFGLTGAVYTGTQDKLDYAAQEYFAGNLYLNRKCTGAMVGAHPFGGFNMSGTDSKAGGPDYLLLFTQAKSIAEKVIR; the protein is encoded by the coding sequence ATGGCTACTACTCTTACGAGCCGCGTGGAAGTGCGCGTTCCTACGAAGTTTTCCAATGAGCCGCTAACCGATTTTTCGCGCGAGGACAATGCGCGGAAGATGCGCTCTGCGATCGAGAAGGTGCGCGGCGAATTGGGCCGCGAGTATGACCTGATCATCGGCGGCAAGCGCATAAAGCTTGCGAAGAAGCTGCAATCGGTCAATCCGTCGAACCCGACGGAAGTGGTCGGCGTATTTCAAGAGGCGGGCGCGGCAGAGGTTGAGCCGGCGATGCAAGCTGCACTGAAGGCATTCGAGACATGGAGCCGGACCTCGTGGGAAGAGCGCGCGAATTTGCTGTTCCGCGTGGCGAACATGCTGCAGGAGCGGAAGTTCGAGTTTTCGGCGTGGATGGTATTCGAAGTCGGAAAGAATTGGGTAGAAGCCGATGCCGATGTCGCGGAGACGATTGACTTCGCGTACTTCTATGCGCTGGAAGCGCTGCGGCTCTCGCAGGCGAAGACGCCGATCCAACTGCCTGGCGAAGTCAACACTCTGAAATACATTCCACTTGGTGTGGGGGCGGTGATCCCCCCGTGGAACTTCCCGTGCGCGATCATGGCGGGCATGACGATGGCGTCGATCGTATGCGGCAACACGGTGGTGCTGAAGCCATCGAGCGATTCGCCGGCGATTGCGGCGAAGTTCATGGAGTTGCTGGAAGAGGCGGGCCTGCCGGATGGCGTGGTGAACTTCTGCACCGGTGGCGGACGCAGCTTTGGCGGCAACGTGGTGAACCATCCGAAGACGCGGTATATCGCGTTTACCGGTTCGAAAGAAGTGGGACTCGACATTCACGAGCACGCGGCGAAGACGCAGCCGGGTCAGGTCTGGATCAAGCGCACCATTTTGGAGATGGGCGGTAAGGATTCCATCGTGGTGGATGCCGACGCCGATTTCGATGCGGCGGTGGAGGGCGTAGCGCAGGCGGCATTCGGATTCAGTGGCCAGAAGTGCTCGGCTTGCTCACGGGCGATTGTGGACGAGCGAATCTACGACCGGTTCATCGGCGCGCTGCGAGAACGAGTGGCGAAGATCACGGTTGGTGACACGACGAAAAACCCCGGAATGGGCCCGGTGATCAACGAAAGCTCGATGAAGAAGATCCTCGGTTATGTCGAGAAGGCGCAGCAGGAAGGCGGCCGGTTGATCCTGGGCGGCGTTCGTGATGAAGAAGCGGGGCCGGGCTATTTCATCAAGCCGACGATCATTGCCGATGTGGCGCCGAATGCGACGATTTCGCAGGAAGAAATCTTTGGGCCGGTGCTGGCGGTGATGAAGTGTCGCGACTTTGAAGAGGGCGTGAAGATCGCTAACAACACCGAGTTCGGCCTGACCGGAGCGGTATACACCGGTACGCAGGACAAGCTGGACTATGCGGCGCAGGAGTACTTTGCGGGCAATCTCTACCTGAACCGGAAATGCACGGGCGCGATGGTGGGCGCGCATCCGTTCGGAGGCTTCAATATGTCGGGTACCGATTCCAAGGCGGGCGGGCCCGATTATCTGCTGCTGTTTACGCAGGCCAAGTCCATTGCTGAGAAGGTGATCCGCTAG
- a CDS encoding response regulator, translated as MKHSILMVDDNPGVTAPMSEFFEQAGFAVRIARTAAEAKEEVGHKHFSLVITDLRMESGRDEDGLGLIRHIRQHNPGLPVFVLTASGAPETESEGWRLNVDKFLGKPISMPKLLTTVKEFVGQFYGAVQ; from the coding sequence ATGAAACATTCGATTTTGATGGTGGACGACAATCCGGGGGTAACTGCCCCGATGTCAGAGTTCTTCGAGCAGGCCGGGTTTGCGGTACGGATTGCGCGGACCGCGGCAGAAGCAAAAGAAGAAGTCGGGCACAAGCATTTTTCGCTGGTGATTACTGACCTACGGATGGAAAGCGGCCGTGACGAGGACGGACTCGGCTTGATACGGCATATCCGCCAGCACAACCCGGGACTGCCGGTGTTTGTCCTGACGGCTTCGGGAGCGCCTGAGACGGAGAGTGAAGGGTGGCGGCTGAACGTGGATAAGTTTTTAGGGAAGCCGATTTCGATGCCGAAACTGTTGACGACAGTGAAGGAATTTGTGGGCCAGTTTTATGGGGCAGTGCAATAG
- a CDS encoding DUF3300 domain-containing protein: protein MEKLRQSLFRSLMAILCAIALLPGEALAAPLPQQAPAPASSASSPTTSKISADQMESLLAPVALYPDPLLAQVLAASTYPLEIMQLQQWLGRNTGLKDKALADAVAKEPWDPSVQALAALPDVVKRLADDVQWTTDLGNAFLSQQQDVMDAVQRLRKKAQDKGTLKSTEQQKVETKVIETKTVVVIEQANPQVVYVPTYDPMVVWGPLYYPYPPIWYPPYGYYGAGLAISFGVGIAMGAFWAGGWGWGCGWGGGDININRNNNFNRNSNIGGGNRVNNGLPGRGDGNRGNGGNRGNGGRVNNDLPGGRGGTGGDRWSHNPQHRGGTPYKDRGTADRFGGTTRGDSLAKRQSGARQTIGRQGGQLPSNRAGAGGNRGGAGAGNRAGAGPGAGNRGGAGASNRVSSGGGADRIGSRDVSRSGGGNRDALGGGNRSYSGSSARSSSSRGSSSMGSRGGGGGSRGGGGGGRRR from the coding sequence ATGGAAAAACTTCGACAATCCTTATTCCGTTCTCTGATGGCGATCTTGTGTGCGATCGCACTCCTGCCGGGAGAGGCTCTGGCGGCACCACTGCCGCAACAGGCTCCTGCCCCGGCGTCGTCGGCTTCTTCTCCGACAACTTCGAAGATCTCGGCAGACCAGATGGAGTCCCTGCTGGCGCCGGTTGCTCTCTATCCGGATCCGCTGCTGGCGCAGGTGTTGGCGGCCTCTACGTATCCGCTGGAGATCATGCAGTTGCAGCAGTGGCTGGGGCGGAACACGGGACTGAAGGACAAAGCGCTGGCGGATGCGGTAGCGAAAGAGCCCTGGGACCCGAGCGTGCAGGCGCTGGCTGCTCTCCCAGATGTGGTGAAGCGGCTCGCGGACGACGTTCAGTGGACGACCGACCTCGGGAATGCGTTTTTGTCGCAGCAACAGGACGTAATGGACGCGGTGCAGCGCTTGCGCAAGAAGGCGCAAGACAAGGGCACGCTGAAAAGCACTGAGCAGCAGAAGGTCGAGACGAAGGTCATCGAGACCAAGACCGTGGTGGTGATCGAACAGGCGAACCCGCAAGTGGTTTACGTACCGACGTATGACCCGATGGTGGTGTGGGGACCGTTGTATTACCCGTATCCGCCGATCTGGTATCCGCCGTACGGATATTACGGTGCGGGGCTGGCGATCTCGTTTGGTGTGGGCATCGCGATGGGCGCATTCTGGGCCGGCGGTTGGGGCTGGGGATGCGGCTGGGGTGGTGGCGACATCAATATCAACCGGAACAATAATTTCAATCGCAACTCGAACATTGGTGGTGGAAACCGGGTGAACAATGGCTTGCCCGGTCGAGGCGACGGAAACCGCGGGAATGGTGGGAATCGTGGCAACGGTGGGCGCGTCAATAACGATCTGCCGGGTGGACGTGGCGGCACCGGTGGCGACCGCTGGTCGCACAATCCGCAGCATCGCGGCGGCACTCCATATAAGGACCGCGGAACTGCAGACCGGTTTGGTGGCACCACGCGTGGTGATTCGCTAGCAAAGAGGCAGTCAGGTGCACGGCAGACGATCGGGCGCCAGGGCGGCCAGTTGCCGAGCAATCGAGCCGGGGCTGGTGGTAATCGCGGTGGAGCAGGTGCAGGCAATCGCGCGGGTGCCGGTCCTGGTGCGGGCAATCGGGGCGGCGCGGGAGCGAGCAATCGTGTGTCGAGCGGCGGCGGTGCAGATCGCATCGGGAGCCGCGATGTATCGCGCAGTGGTGGCGGAAATCGAGACGCACTGGGCGGCGGCAACAGGAGTTATAGCGGATCAAGTGCACGATCGAGCAGCAGTCGCGGATCTTCGAGTATGGGATCACGCGGTGGCGGCGGCGGATCGAGAGGAGGCGGCGGCGGTGGACGGCGTAGGTAA
- a CDS encoding response regulator — protein MARILCIDDEPHVVTLKCAILEAAGHTVTPSSSAHDAIEKLKTNEYDAVVTDWRLGDANGRAIVQAAKSHSSVPVVVVSGYVAEAFQAAEPLADLYLEKPVNPEELVTIVNELLKTSERSA, from the coding sequence ATGGCGAGAATTCTGTGCATCGACGATGAGCCGCACGTAGTCACGCTGAAGTGCGCCATCCTGGAAGCTGCGGGACACACGGTTACGCCCTCGAGCTCGGCGCACGACGCGATCGAGAAGTTGAAGACGAACGAGTATGACGCCGTGGTCACCGACTGGCGACTTGGTGATGCGAATGGGCGCGCCATCGTGCAGGCGGCGAAGTCGCACTCGAGTGTGCCGGTAGTCGTGGTGAGCGGTTATGTAGCCGAGGCTTTCCAAGCGGCTGAGCCATTGGCTGATCTTTATCTCGAGAAGCCGGTCAATCCGGAAGAACTGGTCACGATCGTGAACGAACTGCTGAAGACCAGCGAACGCTCGGCATAG
- a CDS encoding response regulator yields the protein MSGQEITVGNVCPGAVISKMSKQPKILFVEDSIFFRKAVTQTLTNEGFEVQTAATGEEALQRAQNETPDMILLDMMLPRLDGMMVLRILRSGEKTRNIPVIVLSGNAMERDRATAQKLGISHYFRKDASPITELVTTMRAMLGVVA from the coding sequence GTGTCGGGTCAGGAGATAACTGTTGGTAACGTTTGCCCTGGAGCAGTTATCTCAAAAATGTCGAAGCAACCGAAGATTTTGTTTGTGGAAGATTCCATCTTCTTTCGGAAAGCGGTAACGCAGACGCTGACCAATGAAGGTTTTGAAGTTCAAACGGCGGCGACTGGCGAAGAGGCACTGCAACGGGCGCAGAACGAAACGCCGGACATGATTCTCCTGGACATGATGTTGCCGCGACTGGACGGCATGATGGTCTTGCGCATTCTGCGCAGCGGAGAGAAGACGCGAAACATTCCCGTTATTGTCCTTTCTGGAAACGCCATGGAACGCGACCGGGCAACGGCGCAGAAACTTGGCATTTCGCACTATTTCCGCAAGGATGCTTCACCGATTACTGAATTAGTGACCACGATGCGGGCGATGCTCGGAGTTGTGGCGTAG
- a CDS encoding ArnT family glycosyltransferase: MIRFIRDSKGLFLIGALVAFAFRLVFIFKFPHVTGDTYIYGDIAKNWIDHGIYGFTQLVGPPNPTWIRLPGYPSFLAVCFALFGREHYTAVMLVQMFVDIASCFVVADLARRMMSERAGKIAFILACLCPFTANYVASPMPETLSIFAIACAFWFLYIALDSPQPVGATSKTSSVILSEAHAMRAVEGPLSPTRRFWPWFFCGLSIAAAIQLRPDGGILLASTLLFLFVRLIRYPQRKQTFAAGVLVATIALAPLIPWTIRNWRTFQHFQPLAPRYASDLDEFTPLGFNHWVRTWMAEYVSVEDIYWQMPGSASDVELLPRRAYDTPEEEARTRDLFEQYQTRTAIWPELDEQFEQLARERVARHPFRYYVQLPLLRITDMWLRPRTETLPLDSRWWQDYTDDFWNSFKAAGLGLINLIFVALAVVACFLRPRPRYLLAVLAFLLIRTAFLGTLENPEPRYTLECYPLLIALAAITISRLPSRRSSQKL; encoded by the coding sequence GTGATTCGATTCATCCGCGATTCCAAAGGCTTATTCCTCATCGGCGCGCTCGTCGCGTTCGCCTTCCGCCTCGTCTTCATCTTCAAGTTCCCGCACGTCACCGGCGACACCTACATCTATGGCGACATAGCCAAGAACTGGATCGATCACGGCATCTACGGCTTTACCCAGTTAGTCGGACCGCCCAACCCCACCTGGATCCGCCTGCCCGGCTACCCCAGTTTCCTCGCCGTCTGCTTCGCCCTCTTCGGCCGCGAACACTACACCGCCGTCATGCTTGTCCAGATGTTCGTGGACATCGCCTCCTGCTTCGTCGTCGCCGACCTCGCCCGCCGCATGATGTCCGAGCGCGCCGGCAAGATCGCATTCATCCTCGCCTGCCTATGCCCCTTCACCGCCAACTACGTCGCCAGCCCGATGCCCGAGACCCTGAGCATCTTCGCCATCGCCTGCGCCTTCTGGTTCCTCTACATCGCCCTCGACTCGCCTCAACCAGTTGGAGCAACGAGTAAAACTAGCTCTGTCATCCTGAGCGAAGCGCACGCAATGCGCGCAGTCGAAGGACCCCTATCCCCTACCAGACGCTTCTGGCCCTGGTTTTTCTGCGGCCTCTCCATCGCCGCCGCCATCCAACTCCGCCCCGACGGCGGCATCCTCCTCGCATCCACGCTCCTTTTCCTCTTCGTCCGCCTGATCCGCTACCCCCAGCGCAAGCAAACTTTCGCGGCCGGCGTTCTAGTCGCCACCATCGCTCTCGCACCGCTCATCCCCTGGACGATCCGCAACTGGCGCACCTTCCAACACTTTCAACCCCTTGCGCCACGCTACGCCAGCGATCTCGATGAGTTCACTCCGCTCGGCTTCAACCACTGGGTTCGAACCTGGATGGCCGAATACGTCTCCGTCGAAGACATCTATTGGCAAATGCCCGGCTCCGCGTCCGATGTCGAACTCCTTCCGCGTCGCGCCTACGATACTCCCGAAGAAGAAGCGCGCACCCGCGATCTCTTCGAGCAGTACCAAACCCGAACCGCCATCTGGCCCGAACTCGACGAACAATTCGAACAACTTGCCCGCGAACGCGTCGCGCGCCATCCCTTCCGCTATTACGTGCAATTGCCGCTCCTGCGCATTACCGATATGTGGTTGCGCCCGCGCACTGAAACTCTCCCCCTCGACAGCCGCTGGTGGCAGGACTACACCGACGATTTCTGGAACTCCTTCAAAGCCGCAGGGCTCGGCCTCATCAACCTCATCTTCGTCGCACTCGCCGTCGTCGCCTGCTTCCTCCGCCCGCGCCCGCGCTACCTTCTTGCCGTGCTCGCCTTCCTCCTCATCCGCACCGCTTTCCTCGGCACCCTCGAGAACCCCGAACCGCGGTACACACTTGAGTGCTATCCGCTTTTAATTGCTCTAGCAGCAATCACTATTTCGCGGCTTCCGTCCCGGCGTTCGTCCCAAAAACTGTAG
- a CDS encoding glycosyltransferase, with the protein MPGPVFYDPERKRWRRLRMALDITGVLATLLIVFFIVSIVRNTNVPSLGLTEAKKPYHALKENQKRKYFRKASTHRKTKQAPSQVQLNTTEGIRAAFYVDWDAASFSSLKQYYPQIDLLFPEFLHVLTEDGHIQGVTAENKLFDVMDASGKVRPVDDKLMPYLKAEKAETEVFPLVNNFDPIANEWKSDIGDFLDDPASRANFRKQIDAFLGSDRYRGLTLDFEEIPVDSMPGFEALVSEIYQDMHASGKKLYISVPAKNTDFNYEAVAKNSDGLILMNYDEHYPGGPAGAVASQDWFVENLKFAVKHVPREKIICAISNYGYEWTTIGNAKLPQTAHTVSTQEAWTTAEESDADVELDGDALNPHITFMEGENARHDVWFTDGVTALNQMRAAQQLGIDTFALWRLGSEDRSLWNVWDRPGEQGAPDKLKDVPPGQDVDMEDAGEILQIEERPAPGQRTIKVDAETGLISEEDFTKIPSPYRIARYGSSDKKIAITFDDGPDPTWTPKIMEVLDKYGVKGTFFLIGVQAEKYPGVMKKLYDDGHEIGNHTFTHPDISSVSRSYFKTVELNLTERLFAAKLGVKPVLFRPPYSIDQEPDTADQVGPLELAQDMGYITVGDKIDTNDWRDDPRKTAPEMFTEVMNNLPPCKPTNFLTCGNVILMHDGGGDRSETVKALNLIIPAMQARGYKIVPVSELLGKTRAEVMPPISKNERWAAMVASLSFILFGAVSQFIIAVFFVGDVLMTGRLVFIGTLAIYDRIRGPRLTADPDYRPAVAVLIPAYNEEKVIERTVRSVLDSDYPKLRAIVIDDGSKDATVEVVEQLFAAEIASGKVTLLTKPNSGKAAALNYGLEFVTEEIFVGIDADTIIAPDAIGLLVPHFQNPKIAAIAGNAKVGNRVNWWTRWQALEYITSQNFERRALDVFGAVSVVPGAIGAWRTEAVLAAGKYHHDTVAEDADLTMALLQDGYRVEYEDLALAYTEAPSTANGLMRQRFRWSFGIMQSVYKHRSAFKQGGALGWFALPNVVIFQILLPLVSPFIDLMFLFGAGSYAWNRYMHPESTDPSSFHKLVLYFALFLVIDFVASTIAFTLERRQPGGQKDFWLLAHVWLQRFAYRQLFSIVLIKTLKRAIEGGEFAWDKLERMASVKPVGVHTK; encoded by the coding sequence ATGCCAGGTCCTGTTTTCTACGATCCAGAGCGTAAGCGGTGGCGCCGGTTGCGGATGGCGCTCGACATCACGGGCGTGCTCGCGACGCTGCTGATCGTGTTTTTCATTGTGAGTATTGTGCGGAACACCAATGTTCCATCGCTCGGCTTGACCGAAGCGAAAAAGCCCTACCACGCGCTCAAGGAAAATCAAAAGCGGAAGTATTTTCGGAAGGCGAGTACGCACCGCAAGACGAAGCAGGCGCCGTCGCAGGTGCAACTGAACACGACGGAAGGAATCCGCGCGGCGTTTTATGTGGATTGGGATGCGGCGAGTTTTTCTTCGCTGAAGCAGTACTATCCGCAGATTGACTTGCTGTTTCCCGAATTTCTCCATGTGCTGACGGAGGATGGGCATATCCAGGGCGTGACGGCGGAGAACAAGTTGTTCGATGTGATGGATGCGAGCGGCAAGGTGCGTCCGGTGGACGACAAGTTGATGCCGTATCTGAAGGCGGAAAAAGCGGAGACGGAAGTGTTTCCGCTGGTGAACAACTTCGATCCTATCGCGAATGAGTGGAAGAGCGACATCGGCGATTTCCTGGACGATCCGGCATCACGCGCGAACTTCCGAAAACAGATCGACGCCTTCCTGGGGAGCGATCGATACCGCGGACTGACGCTGGACTTCGAAGAAATTCCAGTGGACTCCATGCCGGGGTTCGAGGCGCTGGTGAGTGAGATTTATCAGGACATGCACGCCAGCGGGAAGAAGTTGTATATCAGCGTGCCGGCGAAGAACACGGACTTCAACTACGAGGCGGTGGCAAAGAATTCCGACGGCCTGATCCTGATGAATTACGACGAACACTATCCTGGCGGGCCGGCGGGGGCGGTCGCGTCGCAGGATTGGTTTGTCGAGAACCTGAAGTTTGCGGTGAAACATGTGCCGCGCGAGAAGATCATCTGCGCGATCAGCAACTACGGGTATGAGTGGACGACGATCGGCAACGCGAAGCTGCCGCAGACGGCGCACACGGTGAGCACGCAAGAGGCATGGACGACGGCGGAGGAGTCGGATGCGGATGTTGAACTGGATGGCGACGCGCTGAATCCGCACATTACGTTCATGGAAGGCGAGAACGCGCGCCACGATGTGTGGTTCACCGATGGAGTGACGGCGCTGAACCAGATGCGCGCGGCGCAGCAATTGGGGATCGATACGTTTGCGTTGTGGCGCCTGGGGTCGGAAGACAGGTCGTTATGGAATGTGTGGGACCGTCCGGGGGAGCAGGGTGCGCCGGACAAGTTAAAGGATGTGCCTCCGGGACAAGACGTGGACATGGAGGACGCCGGAGAGATTCTGCAGATAGAGGAGAGGCCGGCGCCGGGGCAGAGGACGATCAAAGTTGATGCTGAGACGGGACTGATCAGCGAGGAAGACTTCACGAAGATTCCGTCGCCGTACCGGATTGCACGCTATGGCAGCAGCGATAAGAAGATCGCGATCACGTTTGACGATGGGCCGGACCCGACTTGGACGCCGAAGATCATGGAAGTGCTGGATAAGTATGGGGTGAAGGGGACTTTCTTCCTGATAGGGGTGCAGGCGGAGAAATATCCGGGGGTGATGAAGAAGCTGTACGACGATGGGCACGAGATTGGGAACCATACGTTTACGCATCCGGATATTTCGAGCGTTTCGCGTTCGTACTTCAAGACAGTTGAGCTGAACCTGACGGAACGATTATTTGCTGCGAAGTTGGGCGTGAAGCCGGTTCTGTTCCGTCCGCCGTACTCGATTGACCAGGAGCCTGATACCGCTGACCAGGTAGGGCCGCTGGAACTGGCGCAGGACATGGGGTACATCACCGTTGGCGACAAGATTGATACCAACGACTGGCGCGATGACCCAAGGAAGACCGCGCCGGAGATGTTCACCGAGGTGATGAACAATCTGCCGCCATGCAAGCCGACGAACTTCCTGACGTGCGGAAATGTGATCCTGATGCACGATGGCGGTGGCGATCGCAGCGAGACAGTGAAGGCGCTGAACTTGATCATCCCGGCAATGCAGGCGCGTGGATACAAGATTGTTCCGGTGTCGGAACTGCTGGGAAAGACGCGGGCGGAGGTGATGCCGCCTATCAGCAAGAACGAGCGCTGGGCGGCAATGGTGGCGAGCCTGAGCTTCATTCTGTTCGGCGCCGTCAGCCAGTTCATCATTGCAGTGTTCTTCGTGGGCGACGTATTGATGACCGGGCGGTTGGTGTTTATCGGCACGCTGGCGATTTATGACCGCATCCGCGGGCCGAGGTTGACAGCAGACCCGGATTATCGGCCGGCGGTGGCGGTGCTGATTCCCGCATACAACGAAGAGAAGGTGATCGAGCGCACCGTGCGCAGCGTTCTGGATTCGGATTACCCGAAGCTGCGGGCGATCGTGATCGACGATGGCTCAAAAGATGCGACGGTGGAGGTTGTGGAGCAACTGTTCGCGGCGGAGATTGCGAGCGGGAAAGTCACGCTGCTGACGAAGCCGAACTCGGGCAAAGCGGCGGCGCTAAATTATGGTCTGGAGTTCGTGACGGAGGAGATATTCGTCGGGATTGATGCGGACACGATCATTGCGCCGGATGCGATTGGATTGCTGGTGCCGCACTTCCAGAACCCGAAGATTGCGGCCATTGCCGGCAATGCGAAGGTCGGGAACCGCGTGAATTGGTGGACGCGGTGGCAGGCGCTGGAGTACATCACGAGCCAGAATTTCGAACGGCGTGCGCTCGATGTATTCGGCGCGGTGAGCGTGGTGCCGGGCGCGATTGGCGCCTGGCGGACGGAGGCGGTGCTGGCGGCGGGGAAGTATCACCACGACACAGTAGCGGAAGATGCCGACCTCACGATGGCGCTGCTGCAAGATGGATACCGGGTGGAGTACGAAGATCTGGCTCTGGCATACACCGAGGCGCCTTCGACGGCGAATGGGCTGATGCGACAGAGGTTCCGGTGGTCGTTCGGAATTATGCAGTCGGTGTATAAGCACCGCTCGGCGTTCAAACAAGGTGGGGCGCTGGGATGGTTTGCGCTGCCGAACGTGGTGATCTTCCAGATACTGCTGCCGCTGGTGTCACCCTTCATTGACCTGATGTTCCTCTTTGGCGCCGGATCGTACGCGTGGAACCGGTATATGCATCCGGAATCCACGGACCCGAGCAGCTTCCACAAGCTGGTGTTGTACTTTGCGCTGTTCCTGGTGATTGATTTTGTGGCGTCAACCATAGCGTTCACGCTGGAGAGGCGGCAGCCGGGCGGGCAGAAAGATTTTTGGCTGTTGGCGCACGTGTGGCTGCAGCGGTTCGCGTACCGGCAGCTGTTTTCGATCGTGCTGATCAAGACCTTGAAGCGGGCGATTGAAGGCGGAGAGTTCGCCTGGGACAAACTGGAGCGCATGGCGTCGGTAAAACCTGTAGGAGTTCACACGAAGTAG